The proteins below come from a single Holdemania massiliensis genomic window:
- a CDS encoding sulfite exporter TauE/SafE family protein, with the protein MVWIYSIVVLCATTIGAIAGLGGGVIIKPCFDMLGYHDAATIGVYSSIAVFTMCIVSIIKQLRHGSRFDVLTVVMISLGSILGGFAGESVFNLVNQQFSSQGTVKGIQAILLAVTLVCILIYTLNKSKIKTYRVKNKAVITLLGFVLGVISVFLGIGGGPMNIALLTIFFSFDMKECVVYSIATIFFSQISKLSQVYIANQFTAYDMSPILFICVASVIGGYLGTWLNNRLDNRQVEKVYIATMACLLLLSCFNAYRGFFG; encoded by the coding sequence ATGGTTTGGATTTATTCTATCGTCGTTCTGTGCGCGACGACCATCGGAGCGATCGCCGGTTTGGGCGGCGGTGTAATTATTAAACCTTGTTTTGATATGCTGGGATATCATGATGCGGCAACAATTGGGGTGTATTCATCGATCGCGGTCTTTACGATGTGCATTGTTTCCATCATTAAGCAGCTGCGGCATGGTTCTCGGTTTGATGTCCTGACGGTCGTCATGATTTCGTTGGGGTCCATTCTGGGCGGATTCGCCGGGGAAAGTGTGTTTAATTTAGTCAATCAGCAGTTCTCTTCCCAGGGAACAGTGAAGGGAATCCAGGCGATTTTATTGGCGGTTACGCTGGTCTGCATCCTGATCTACACGCTGAATAAATCGAAGATCAAGACCTACCGCGTCAAAAATAAAGCGGTGATTACGCTGCTGGGTTTTGTCCTTGGGGTTATTTCGGTCTTTTTGGGCATTGGCGGCGGTCCGATGAACATTGCGCTGCTGACCATCTTCTTTTCCTTTGATATGAAGGAATGCGTTGTCTATTCGATCGCGACCATCTTCTTTTCGCAGATTTCCAAACTGTCCCAGGTGTATATCGCCAACCAGTTTACAGCGTATGATATGTCGCCGATTTTGTTTATCTGCGTGGCTTCTGTCATCGGCGGCTACCTTGGAACGTGGCTGAACAACCGGCTGGATAACCGGCAGGTGGAAAAGGTCTATATCGCCACCATGGCCTGTCTGCTTCTGCTCAGCTGTTTCAACGCTTACCGCGGTTTTTTTGGATAA
- a CDS encoding alpha-L-fucosidase — protein MSIPVPAPYIAQFEQRGFGMFIHWGLYSQLAQGEWTMNLHHISNEKYTELFKNFTAEDFDARQIVALAKQAGMKYITLTTRHHDGFSLYDTRGLTDYDVMHTPCGRDLVKEFVEACREEDILPMLYHTTLDWVHPDFDQDFDAYLEYLSKSVEILCTHYGKIGGLWFDGNWSKRDADWKLDEFYGMIRRLQPEAMIINNTGLSQQGKTGHPEIDSVTFEQGQASPMNREGMPKYVTAEMCQTMNRHWGIAEHDLDYKSPRQMIERLCHARKVGANYLLNIGLTGQGGVTKMTEALLEVIGQWTAMAKDSLYDGKVSPIRCSHEKDFVLEKDGCAYVYVHDLPLLGPKDVVAAYESTDEDHALLGLTRKVKAIHWLDNDEELLFSQNGDQCSYRAVGFPYGTHWIVRVAKVDFE, from the coding sequence ATGAGTATTCCTGTACCTGCACCGTATATCGCCCAGTTTGAACAACGCGGTTTCGGTATGTTTATCCACTGGGGGCTGTATTCACAGCTGGCTCAGGGGGAATGGACGATGAATCTGCATCATATTTCCAATGAAAAATACACGGAGTTATTCAAAAACTTCACAGCGGAAGATTTCGACGCCAGACAAATTGTCGCGCTGGCTAAGCAAGCCGGCATGAAATACATCACGCTGACCACTCGTCATCACGATGGTTTTTCCCTGTATGATACCCGCGGCCTGACTGATTATGATGTTATGCATACCCCATGCGGCCGGGATCTGGTGAAGGAGTTTGTGGAGGCGTGCCGGGAAGAGGATATTCTTCCGATGCTCTATCACACGACGCTGGATTGGGTGCACCCGGATTTTGATCAGGATTTTGACGCCTATTTAGAATATCTGTCCAAATCGGTGGAAATTCTCTGCACGCATTACGGTAAGATCGGAGGGCTGTGGTTTGACGGCAACTGGTCTAAACGGGATGCGGACTGGAAGCTGGATGAATTCTACGGCATGATCCGGCGGCTGCAGCCGGAAGCGATGATTATCAACAACACCGGATTATCCCAGCAGGGAAAGACCGGTCATCCGGAAATTGACAGTGTCACCTTTGAACAGGGACAGGCTTCTCCGATGAATCGGGAAGGCATGCCGAAGTATGTGACCGCTGAAATGTGCCAGACGATGAACCGGCATTGGGGAATCGCCGAGCATGATCTGGATTACAAGAGCCCGCGGCAGATGATCGAACGGCTGTGCCATGCCCGCAAGGTCGGAGCGAATTATCTGCTGAACATCGGTCTTACCGGCCAGGGCGGCGTGACCAAGATGACCGAGGCGCTGCTGGAAGTGATCGGTCAGTGGACGGCGATGGCGAAGGATTCGCTGTATGACGGGAAGGTCAGCCCGATCCGCTGCAGTCATGAGAAGGATTTTGTGCTGGAGAAGGACGGCTGCGCTTACGTCTATGTTCATGATCTGCCGTTATTGGGGCCGAAGGATGTCGTAGCGGCCTATGAAAGCACCGATGAAGATCATGCGCTGTTGGGCTTAACCCGCAAGGTCAAAGCGATTCACTGGCTGGATAATGATGAAGAACTGTTGTTCAGTCAGAACGGCGATCAATGCAGCTATCGAGCCGTGGGCTTCCCTTATGGAACCCATTGGATCGTGCGCGTCGCCAAAGTTGATTTTGAATAA
- a CDS encoding LysR family transcriptional regulator, whose protein sequence is MTLRHMRIFVEVCHTMNITRAAENLHLSQPAVSLAISELEDYYGIALFDRIGRRIYITEAGKNFLSYAQHITATFDEMETGIKNWDYFGTLRVGASISLGIRLLPQIIKAFSQSFPGIKIPVIVNSSETIEAKILNNEIDIALCEGLIHSPDIITEPFYEDRLVVLCGAHHPLAKKDRLTLEDIVREPLLMRELGSGTREIFENFMTAHQIQVEPLWQSSSTRAIVSAVEANIGISVLPYELVKDDILQGEVQLLQLPDAAFRRTCHLVYHRSKYLTRSAQAFLKQCHLSASLLSQQRQQELQAAEQERRRRAAGQ, encoded by the coding sequence ATGACTTTGCGTCACATGCGTATTTTTGTTGAAGTCTGTCACACGATGAACATTACCCGCGCCGCGGAGAATCTCCACTTGTCGCAGCCGGCTGTCAGCCTGGCCATCAGCGAGCTGGAGGACTATTACGGCATTGCCCTGTTCGACCGGATCGGAAGACGAATTTATATTACCGAAGCGGGCAAAAACTTTCTGAGCTATGCCCAGCACATCACCGCTACCTTTGATGAGATGGAAACCGGAATTAAAAACTGGGATTATTTCGGAACGCTGCGCGTGGGCGCCAGTATTTCTCTGGGTATTCGGCTGCTTCCGCAGATTATTAAAGCGTTTTCTCAATCCTTTCCCGGCATTAAAATTCCGGTGATTGTCAACAGTTCGGAAACCATTGAAGCCAAAATTCTGAATAATGAAATAGACATTGCTTTATGCGAAGGTCTGATTCATTCACCGGATATCATCACCGAGCCGTTTTATGAAGACCGGCTTGTCGTCCTCTGCGGCGCTCATCATCCGCTGGCCAAAAAGGATCGGCTTACACTGGAGGATATTGTTCGTGAACCGTTGTTGATGCGGGAATTGGGCAGCGGCACCCGGGAGATTTTTGAAAACTTTATGACAGCGCATCAAATCCAGGTCGAGCCGTTATGGCAGAGTTCCTCAACCCGGGCCATCGTCAGTGCCGTGGAAGCCAATATCGGGATTTCCGTTCTGCCTTATGAACTGGTAAAAGATGATATTCTGCAGGGGGAAGTCCAGCTGCTCCAGCTTCCGGATGCGGCTTTCCGGCGAACCTGCCACCTGGTTTACCATCGTTCCAAATATCTGACCCGTTCTGCCCAAGCCTTCTTAAAGCAGTGCCATCTCAGTGCCAGTTTGTTATCCCAACAGCGTCAACAGGAGTTGCAGGCAGCGGAACAGGAGCGCCGCCGACGGGCTGCCGGACAATGA
- a CDS encoding chromate transporter, with amino-acid sequence MEKKQEVSLIKMFTSTFTLSMFTFGGGFVIVPLMKKKFVDELHWVEEKEMMDLVAIAQSSPGAIAVNGSIIIGYRLKGIVGALVNILATVLPPLIILTIISYCYDAFRSSAVVSFAMRGMQAAVAAVIVDVVFNMIKGLIVERNRVGIIVMILALIANSVFKVNILILIVVCGAIGTVNTMSREKARKERIG; translated from the coding sequence ATGGAAAAAAAACAGGAAGTCAGTCTTATTAAAATGTTTACCTCCACCTTCACCCTCAGCATGTTCACTTTCGGCGGCGGCTTTGTCATCGTCCCGTTAATGAAAAAGAAGTTCGTCGATGAGCTGCATTGGGTGGAAGAGAAGGAAATGATGGATCTGGTCGCGATCGCGCAGAGCTCACCGGGAGCGATTGCGGTCAACGGTTCAATTATCATCGGTTATCGGCTCAAAGGGATTGTCGGCGCGCTGGTCAACATTCTGGCGACGGTACTGCCCCCGCTGATCATTTTGACCATCATCTCGTATTGTTATGATGCTTTCCGCAGCAGCGCCGTCGTCAGCTTTGCGATGCGCGGGATGCAGGCGGCCGTTGCCGCGGTCATTGTCGATGTCGTCTTCAATATGATCAAGGGACTGATCGTGGAGAGAAATCGAGTCGGCATTATCGTCATGATCCTGGCGCTGATTGCCAATAGCGTCTTTAAGGTCAACATTCTCATTCTGATCGTTGTCTGCGGCGCGATTGGGACTGTGAATACGATGAGCCGTGAAAAGGCCAGAAAGGAGCGCATCGGATGA
- a CDS encoding chromate transporter encodes MIEIFFKLFWSFFQIGLFSIGGGYAAMPLIQNQVVAIHGWLTMTQFADIITIAEMTPGPIAINSATFVGTQVAGLPGAIIATIGCVLPSCIIVLTLAWVYYKYRELSVMQGILSGLRPVVVALIAGAGISLCKLALLKEGAAGLAWSQIDWLSVGLFAAALIALRKFKLNPIWVMASIGVFNVVIHIWG; translated from the coding sequence ATGATTGAAATCTTCTTTAAGCTATTCTGGAGCTTCTTCCAGATCGGTCTGTTCAGTATCGGCGGCGGGTATGCCGCGATGCCGCTGATCCAAAATCAGGTGGTTGCGATTCATGGCTGGCTGACGATGACGCAGTTTGCGGATATCATCACGATCGCCGAAATGACTCCAGGTCCGATTGCGATTAACTCAGCCACGTTCGTCGGCACTCAGGTCGCCGGCCTGCCGGGAGCCATCATTGCCACAATCGGCTGCGTGCTTCCTTCCTGCATCATCGTGCTGACCTTGGCCTGGGTTTATTATAAATACCGCGAATTGTCCGTCATGCAGGGAATTCTGTCCGGTCTGCGGCCGGTTGTCGTCGCCCTGATTGCCGGAGCTGGAATCAGCCTGTGCAAACTGGCGCTGTTAAAAGAAGGCGCGGCGGGATTGGCCTGGTCGCAGATTGACTGGTTGTCGGTAGGCTTGTTTGCCGCGGCATTGATCGCCTTACGGAAATTCAAATTGAATCCGATTTGGGTTATGGCCTCGATCGGCGTGTTCAATGTAGTCATCCATATCTGGGGATAA
- a CDS encoding helix-turn-helix domain-containing protein has translation MKSISILEKAVEYIEAHLSDPISLSDVSRETGYSYYHMTRLFTTVSGESVNRYIHRRRLSAASEKLLHSDQRVLDIALECGFQSAEVFNRAFKGHFGCTPIEYRRRGISRFVEAKVKLLPGDLEHIAFNVSHTPEIVEREAVQLGGLRGTTALSNNQIPSLWEQFLREYHSFFSTSAIGYSVCETLSTTYTQEGDIAFTVLVGSPVSALTSLPPGLIAKTLNGGKFAVFTHRGAFRNLYTTYLYIYGTWLPSAKVELDEREDFEVYARKVISYDDPQNEVKLFIPIK, from the coding sequence ATGAAATCCATATCAATTTTAGAAAAAGCCGTTGAGTATATCGAAGCGCATTTATCCGATCCAATCAGTCTGAGCGATGTATCGCGGGAAACGGGTTATTCTTACTATCACATGACTCGCCTGTTTACCACGGTTTCCGGTGAATCCGTGAATCGTTATATCCATCGCCGCCGGCTTTCTGCCGCTTCTGAGAAATTACTGCATTCGGATCAAAGAGTTCTCGACATCGCGCTGGAATGCGGCTTTCAGTCGGCCGAAGTTTTTAACCGAGCTTTCAAGGGACATTTTGGATGCACTCCCATCGAGTACCGCCGACGCGGCATCAGCCGGTTTGTCGAAGCCAAAGTGAAGCTGCTTCCCGGCGATCTTGAACACATCGCTTTCAACGTTTCCCACACGCCGGAGATTGTAGAACGCGAAGCCGTTCAGCTCGGTGGTCTGCGCGGCACCACAGCCCTTTCCAACAATCAGATTCCTTCTCTCTGGGAACAATTTCTGCGTGAGTATCATTCTTTTTTCTCGACCTCGGCCATTGGATACAGTGTCTGTGAAACGTTGTCGACCACCTATACTCAGGAAGGCGACATTGCCTTTACGGTGTTGGTCGGCAGCCCGGTCAGCGCTTTGACTTCTCTGCCGCCAGGCTTGATCGCAAAAACGCTGAATGGGGGAAAATTTGCGGTCTTTACTCATCGGGGAGCTTTTCGCAATTTATATACGACTTATCTTTATATCTATGGAACTTGGCTGCCAAGCGCCAAAGTGGAGCTGGATGAACGGGAGGATTTTGAGGTTTATGCCCGGAAAGTAATTTCCTATGACGATCCGCAGAATGAGGTTAAATTGTTTATCCCCATAAAATAA
- a CDS encoding ATP-binding cassette domain-containing protein: MEKTTKTELKNTLEIVAENRDIVVYGLTQNNLKHVTFRIPKEKITVFTGVSGSGKSSIVFDTLAAESQRQMNATYPPFVRSRMPKYPKPAVERIENLSPSVIVDQSPLGGNIRSTVGTISGLYASLRLLFSRIGKPYAGSASCFSFNDPNGMCRTCSGLGKVTSLDVTALLDPALSLNQGGVKDSLYRPGSWYWKQLAQSGLFDLDKPIQKYTTQEYNLLLYGSRDGSGTPENPKLPGLVHQYTKILLNRDLSDKSQHTQKKSQHLIKESECPSCQGKRLNPTTLACRIHGYSIAEMSEMELPQLKAVLMEITDPTVSMIVQTLAEGLDRLIEIGLSYLHLNRETLSLSGGEAQRLKLVRYMGSSLTNLLYIFDEPSTGMHPRDVGRMNRLLCQLRDKGNTVLVVEHDEDVISIADHIIDVGPLAGQKGGEIVFSGSYAQLLQTDTLTGQALRHTLPIKQSFREAQTSLPIRGAQLHNLKKVDVDIPLGIMTVVTGVAGSGKSTLISQVFARQYENDVIMIDQSAITATQRSTPASYLGFFDEIRRLMARESGQSESLFSFNSAGACPVCGGKGVIVTELAFMDPIITECEACAGQRYNSEALSCTYKGRNIVDLLNLTASEALTVFVEAKIRRHLRVMEQVGLGYLTLGQPLSTLSGGERQRIKLAKNLAKRRGIFVMDEPTTGLHRSDIQNLLKLFELIVDRGGTLIVIEHNLDVIKQADWIIDIGPDGGKDGGEVVFTGTPAEMIRSAQTLTAESLRRSCARTDLLK, from the coding sequence ATGGAAAAAACGACGAAAACAGAATTAAAGAATACTTTGGAAATCGTGGCGGAGAACCGTGATATCGTGGTTTACGGACTGACGCAGAACAATCTGAAACATGTCACTTTCAGAATACCCAAAGAGAAAATTACGGTGTTCACCGGTGTGTCCGGTTCGGGGAAATCAAGCATTGTCTTTGATACGCTTGCCGCTGAATCGCAGCGCCAGATGAACGCGACCTATCCGCCCTTTGTCCGATCCAGAATGCCGAAATACCCCAAACCGGCGGTCGAACGGATTGAGAATTTATCCCCATCGGTGATTGTTGATCAATCACCTTTAGGCGGAAACATTCGCTCCACCGTCGGCACAATCAGCGGTCTGTATGCCAGTCTGCGGCTGTTGTTTTCACGGATTGGAAAGCCGTATGCCGGATCGGCCTCCTGCTTTTCGTTCAATGATCCCAATGGAATGTGCCGGACATGCAGCGGTCTGGGCAAGGTTACAAGTTTGGATGTAACCGCTCTGCTTGATCCAGCTTTATCGCTAAATCAGGGCGGTGTGAAGGATTCCTTATATCGTCCCGGCTCCTGGTATTGGAAACAGCTGGCTCAGTCCGGTCTGTTTGATCTTGATAAGCCGATCCAGAAATATACAACCCAAGAGTACAATCTGCTGCTCTATGGATCCAGGGACGGCAGCGGCACACCGGAAAATCCCAAGCTTCCTGGTTTGGTTCATCAATATACCAAAATCCTGCTGAACCGGGACCTCAGCGACAAAAGTCAGCATACGCAGAAGAAATCCCAGCATTTGATCAAAGAATCGGAATGTCCCAGCTGTCAGGGGAAACGGCTGAACCCGACAACTCTGGCCTGTCGGATTCACGGCTATTCGATCGCGGAGATGAGCGAAATGGAGCTGCCGCAGCTCAAAGCCGTGCTGATGGAAATCACGGATCCCACTGTAAGCATGATTGTTCAGACACTGGCCGAAGGGTTGGACAGGCTGATTGAAATCGGATTATCCTATCTGCATCTGAATCGCGAAACGCTGTCGCTTTCCGGCGGGGAAGCACAGCGGCTGAAATTGGTTCGCTATATGGGAAGCAGTTTAACCAATCTGCTTTATATCTTTGACGAGCCCAGCACCGGCATGCATCCCCGCGATGTCGGCCGCATGAACCGGCTGCTTTGTCAGCTGCGCGATAAAGGCAATACCGTGCTTGTAGTCGAACATGATGAAGATGTGATTTCAATCGCCGACCACATTATCGACGTGGGTCCGCTGGCCGGCCAGAAAGGCGGCGAGATCGTCTTTTCCGGCAGCTATGCCCAACTGCTTCAAACCGATACGCTGACCGGCCAGGCTCTGCGGCATACGCTGCCGATTAAACAAAGTTTCCGCGAGGCTCAGACAAGCCTGCCGATTCGCGGTGCTCAGCTGCATAATCTGAAAAAGGTCGATGTGGATATTCCGTTGGGGATCATGACGGTGGTGACCGGAGTTGCCGGTTCAGGAAAGAGTACGCTGATATCCCAGGTCTTTGCCAGACAGTATGAAAACGATGTGATCATGATCGATCAAAGTGCGATTACAGCCACGCAGCGTTCCACACCTGCTTCCTACCTTGGCTTTTTTGATGAAATCCGCCGGCTGATGGCGCGGGAAAGCGGACAGTCAGAAAGCCTGTTCAGCTTCAATTCCGCCGGAGCCTGTCCTGTCTGCGGCGGAAAAGGGGTTATCGTCACGGAGCTGGCGTTCATGGATCCGATCATAACAGAATGCGAAGCCTGCGCAGGTCAGCGGTACAATTCGGAGGCGCTGAGCTGTACTTATAAAGGTAGGAATATTGTTGATTTATTGAATCTGACTGCTTCAGAAGCCTTGACAGTCTTTGTGGAAGCGAAGATCCGCCGGCACTTACGGGTGATGGAACAGGTCGGATTGGGATATTTAACGTTGGGACAGCCTTTAAGCACGCTGTCCGGCGGAGAACGGCAGCGAATCAAGCTGGCCAAAAATCTGGCAAAGCGCCGGGGAATTTTCGTGATGGATGAGCCGACAACCGGCCTGCACCGCTCGGATATTCAGAATCTCTTAAAGCTTTTTGAACTGATCGTGGATCGCGGCGGAACCCTGATCGTAATCGAACATAACCTAGACGTGATCAAGCAGGCGGACTGGATCATTGATATCGGGCCGGATGGCGGAAAAGACGGCGGAGAAGTGGTGTTTACCGGCACCCCGGCTGAGATGATTCGAAGTGCCCAAACGCTGACGGCAGAGAGTCTGCGGCGATCCTGTGCCCGTACCGATCTTTTAAAATAA
- a CDS encoding YigZ family protein, translating to MRLKEDFHHSIVIERSEFICYLHKCLDEVQAKEFIQQIRRLHPEANHHCYAYIAGQHNELQRSNDAGEPSGTAGVPMLEALKLSGLQDCCAVTVRYFGGIKLGAGGLVRAYSRSVSETVKLAPKVEMVLMDRYTLTFSYDLIGKLDYLLKDQADILTKDYGEQVVYEFLTTDPTVAEKVQELTSGRFPCQWIAQEWVEKECQVNKS from the coding sequence ATGCGGCTGAAAGAGGATTTTCATCATTCCATCGTCATTGAACGATCGGAGTTTATCTGTTATCTGCACAAGTGTCTGGATGAAGTCCAGGCCAAGGAGTTCATTCAGCAAATCCGCAGGCTGCACCCGGAAGCCAATCATCATTGTTACGCCTACATCGCCGGGCAGCATAACGAACTGCAGCGTTCCAACGATGCAGGTGAGCCCAGCGGTACGGCCGGAGTCCCGATGCTGGAAGCGCTCAAGCTCAGCGGTCTGCAGGATTGCTGCGCCGTCACCGTGCGTTATTTTGGCGGGATCAAACTGGGAGCGGGCGGACTTGTCCGGGCTTATTCCCGTTCTGTCAGTGAAACCGTCAAGCTGGCGCCTAAGGTGGAAATGGTGCTGATGGATCGTTATACGCTGACGTTCTCCTATGATCTGATCGGCAAGCTGGATTATTTATTAAAGGATCAGGCCGATATCCTCACTAAGGATTATGGCGAACAGGTCGTCTATGAATTCTTAACCACCGATCCGACGGTAGCGGAAAAAGTCCAGGAGCTGACCAGCGGGCGTTTTCCATGCCAGTGGATAGCGCAGGAATGGGTCGAAAAAGAATGTCAGGTTAATAAAAGCTGA
- a CDS encoding MATE family efflux transporter — protein sequence MSKFNSDKMGTMPVGKLLFSMSVPAIFSMLVQSLYNVVDSIFVAQVSEDALVAVSIAFPLQMLIIALALGVGVGTNALIARRLGEKRREEANIAANTGIVLSLINMALCMFVGLFLAKPFVGLFTTDAAVFEMGSQYLMIVMIFSVGVMIEMTCSRVLQATGNMIVPMLSQLIGAITNIILDPIFIFGYFGVAKMGVAGAAVATVIGQILAMIFVLIVLKVGTHEVDIAPWRHHPQMQAAKDIYRVGIPTFVMNAIGSLTTTAMNAILMSFSATAVAVLGIYFKLQSFVFMPIFGLNQGAMPILGYNYGAGDEKRFTRTLVLSFGVAVAIMLAGTVLFWTMPEMLLKLFNGSDQMLKLGSYALRILALCFLPAACSIIMTTMFQALGKGLMSLVMSLLRQLVFIIPMAWILGQLGGLSAVWFCYPAAEVLVAVIFIPIALKTIKRSFNAERRENGAY from the coding sequence ATGAGTAAATTCAATTCAGATAAAATGGGCACGATGCCGGTCGGCAAGTTGCTTTTCAGCATGTCGGTGCCGGCGATTTTTTCCATGTTAGTGCAGTCGCTGTATAACGTCGTTGACAGTATCTTTGTTGCTCAGGTCAGCGAGGATGCCCTAGTTGCTGTGTCGATCGCCTTTCCGCTGCAGATGCTGATCATTGCCCTGGCCTTAGGCGTCGGGGTCGGCACCAATGCCCTGATCGCCCGTCGGTTGGGAGAAAAACGCCGGGAGGAAGCCAACATTGCGGCCAATACCGGAATCGTTCTGTCATTAATCAACATGGCGCTGTGCATGTTTGTCGGACTGTTTCTGGCCAAGCCTTTTGTCGGCTTGTTTACCACCGACGCCGCGGTTTTTGAGATGGGTTCGCAGTATTTGATGATCGTCATGATTTTCTCAGTCGGCGTGATGATTGAGATGACCTGTTCACGAGTGCTGCAGGCAACCGGCAACATGATCGTACCGATGCTTTCGCAGCTGATCGGCGCGATTACTAATATCATTCTGGACCCGATCTTCATCTTCGGCTACTTCGGCGTTGCGAAAATGGGCGTTGCCGGAGCGGCGGTGGCAACGGTCATCGGTCAGATCCTGGCGATGATCTTTGTGTTGATCGTTTTGAAAGTCGGAACGCATGAAGTTGATATCGCACCCTGGCGGCACCATCCGCAAATGCAGGCGGCCAAGGATATCTACCGCGTTGGAATTCCAACGTTTGTCATGAACGCAATCGGCTCCCTCACCACGACAGCGATGAACGCCATTCTGATGAGCTTTTCCGCAACGGCAGTGGCAGTGCTGGGAATCTATTTTAAGCTTCAGTCGTTTGTTTTTATGCCGATTTTCGGGTTAAACCAGGGCGCGATGCCGATCCTGGGCTACAATTACGGCGCGGGGGATGAAAAACGTTTTACTCGCACGCTCGTCTTATCCTTCGGCGTGGCCGTGGCGATCATGTTAGCCGGCACGGTTCTGTTCTGGACGATGCCGGAAATGCTTTTGAAGCTGTTTAACGGTTCTGATCAGATGCTGAAGCTGGGCAGCTATGCGCTCAGAATTCTGGCGCTGTGCTTCCTGCCGGCTGCCTGCAGCATCATCATGACCACGATGTTTCAGGCGTTGGGCAAAGGCTTGATGAGTTTGGTCATGTCGCTGTTGCGCCAGTTGGTTTTCATCATTCCGATGGCCTGGATTCTCGGCCAGCTCGGCGGACTGAGCGCCGTTTGGTTCTGTTATCCAGCCGCCGAAGTGTTGGTGGCGGTGATCTTTATCCCGATAGCCTTAAAAACGATTAAACGCAGTTTTAATGCAGAACGCCGTGAAAATGGGGCATACTGA
- a CDS encoding YdeI/OmpD-associated family protein, translated as MQIEGIIHNTPQPYLELAADAALPEGPLIIMLQTQLFKQKAERKGQIWTLELPEEVCSQSELTEGKTVSLWLEPESGHSLAECPQALQEALLANRSACYFFQLLDPEQRGRIIHYAEQGVEDQRIRRIDKIVAMLYERRTL; from the coding sequence ATGCAGATTGAAGGAATAATTCACAATACACCCCAGCCCTATCTTGAGCTTGCGGCGGATGCGGCGCTGCCGGAAGGACCGCTGATCATCATGCTTCAAACTCAGCTGTTTAAACAGAAGGCAGAAAGAAAAGGACAAATCTGGACGCTGGAACTTCCGGAGGAAGTCTGTTCACAATCTGAGCTTACCGAAGGCAAAACGGTCAGCCTGTGGCTGGAACCAGAATCCGGTCACAGTTTGGCAGAATGTCCGCAGGCCTTACAGGAAGCACTCTTAGCCAACCGCAGTGCCTGTTATTTTTTTCAGCTGCTGGATCCGGAGCAGCGCGGGCGTATTATTCATTATGCGGAACAAGGGGTGGAAGATCAGCGCATTCGGCGGATCGACAAAATTGTTGCGATGCTCTATGAACGACGCACTTTGTGA
- a CDS encoding Hsp20/alpha crystallin family protein translates to MRFVPNTWMDSLADEVLKDPFFRKNTVPAVMKTDIREREDGYLLDIELPGFKKEEIKMELEDGYLTIAAAHTASSEERSEQGKLVRQERVSGSCTRTYFIGEEMNVEDIKARYENGELKVFVPKKDPQVMQTKKTISID, encoded by the coding sequence ATGAGATTTGTACCGAACACCTGGATGGACAGCTTGGCCGACGAGGTTCTTAAGGATCCATTTTTCAGAAAGAATACTGTCCCGGCTGTCATGAAAACCGATATTCGCGAACGAGAAGATGGGTATCTTCTGGATATTGAGCTTCCTGGATTTAAAAAGGAAGAAATCAAAATGGAGCTGGAAGACGGCTATCTGACCATCGCAGCCGCGCACACAGCAAGCAGCGAGGAAAGAAGTGAACAAGGCAAGCTGGTGCGTCAGGAACGTGTCAGCGGCAGCTGCACCCGGACTTACTTTATCGGTGAAGAAATGAACGTCGAGGACATTAAGGCTCGTTATGAAAATGGTGAGCTGAAGGTCTTCGTACCGAAAAAAGACCCGCAGGTCATGCAGACCAAGAAAACGATTTCCATTGATTAA
- a CDS encoding Hsp20/alpha crystallin family protein, protein MRLLPRMMFDDFFDDMFDEPLLHRNAITAMRCDIREKDGSYLLDIELPGYTKEDIKMDLENGYLTVSALRNTSKEEKDDQGNVIRQERVQGSCSRSFYVGEAITPEDIKAHYDNGELKIVLPKKDAPAVETKKTIMIE, encoded by the coding sequence ATGAGATTACTACCAAGAATGATGTTTGACGACTTCTTTGATGACATGTTTGATGAACCTTTGCTCCATCGCAATGCGATCACCGCAATGCGCTGCGACATTCGTGAGAAGGACGGCAGCTATCTGCTGGATATTGAGCTGCCAGGCTATACCAAAGAAGATATTAAGATGGATTTGGAAAACGGCTATCTGACCGTATCCGCGCTTCGCAATACCAGTAAAGAAGAAAAGGACGATCAGGGCAATGTGATCCGCCAGGAACGTGTCCAAGGCTCCTGCTCCCGCAGCTTCTATGTCGGCGAAGCGATCACGCCGGAAGACATCAAAGCGCACTATGACAACGGTGAATTGAAGATTGTTCTGCCGAAGAAAGACGCGCCGGCAGTGGAAACGAAAAAGACCATCATGATTGAATAA